In one Lolium rigidum isolate FL_2022 chromosome 3, APGP_CSIRO_Lrig_0.1, whole genome shotgun sequence genomic region, the following are encoded:
- the LOC124699777 gene encoding putative pentatricopeptide repeat-containing protein At3g11460, mitochondrial, which yields MDHVRAMEEQIAMQRIQKKLEEVNAAAQQHLAGVQDHVNFTLQKAYFQCAYECFDRRQNQEAIGSCVENCSVPVLSANHVLQDEMAKFQERMNRSLVVCQDRFEAAKLQKMKTDASQEFESCVNRSVEDSIRVLPHVVEQIKSTLAQHYIRLLSAAGFSSPSSLRALLPIHARAVLLGIATNPAFATRLLAAAAPCSLAYARRVFDAAPRRDAYMWNTLLRAHAHSHSHSSASDALSLYTRMRAAGVVPDYYTYPIVLPACAAARAPRLGRAAHGDALRFALAGDAFVHSALIAMYCQEGEVADARQAFLESGRARTVVAWTAMVAGYVQNCLFAQGAAVFAAMVAEGVLPNEITLISFLPCLQGQEWLAAGEMVHGFVVKLGFDANAPLVNALIAMYGKCKSIASAEELFDGMTTRTVASWNTMIAMHEQNGEGIKAIKFFRRMLTEKVGFDTVTLVSVLSACTRSGALETGKWVHELARNHGLDADARIGNVLVDMYAKCGDLAYARVAFDGLRSPGVVPWSAMISAYANHGEPEEALNLFSRMKGQGVKPNSFTFTAVLVACAYSGLVDEGLAHFNSIVREYRISPTLENYACMVDMLGRAGRLVEAYEIIRGMSMQPDKCIWGAFLGGCRLHGNLELAEFVAKDLFQSGSHDVTFYVLMANMYFEAGMVEDAERMRRTMEEMELKKTAGRSLVCTSRERRAIMR from the exons ATGGACCACGTGAGGGCGATGGAGGAGCAGATCGCGATGCAGCGGATCCAGAAGAAGCTGGAGGAGGTGAACGCCGCCGCCCAGCAGCACCTCGCCGGCGTGCAGGACCATGTCAACTTCACTTTGCAG AAAGCCTACTTCCAGTGTGCATATGAGTGCTTTGATAGGCGACAAAACCAAGAAGCGATCGGCAGCTGCGTAGAGAACTGTAGTGTGCCTGTTCTTTCTGCCAACCATGTTCTTCAGGATGAGATGGCTAAGTTCCAG GAAAGGATGAATCGTTCTTTGGTGGTCTGCCAAGACAGATTTGAAGCAGCAAAGCTCCAGAAGATGAAAACAGATGCATCTCAGGAGTTCGAATCCTGTGTGAACAGGTCTGTCGAGGACAGCATCAGGGTCCTGCCCCATGTGGTTGAGCAGATCAAGTCTA cccttgccCAGCACTACATCCGCCTCCTCTCAGCCGCCGGCTTCTCGTCTCCCTCCTCCCTCCGCGCGCTCCTCCCCATCCACGCCCGCGCCGTCCTCCTCGGCATCGCCACCAACCCGGCCTTCGCCACCAGGCTCCTCGCCGCGGCCGCCCCGTGCTCCCTCGCCTACGCCCGCAGGGTGTTcgacgccgcgccgcgccgcgatgCCTACATGTGGAACACCCTCCTCCGCGCCCACGCCCACTCCCACTCCCACTCGTCCGCCTCCGACGCCCTCTCGCTCTACACGCGGATGCGCGCCGCGGGCGTCGTGCCGGACTACTACACCTACCCCATCGTGCTCCCGGCgtgcgcggcggcgcgcgccCCGCGGCTCGGGCGGGCCGCGCACGGCGACGCGCTGAGGTTCGCGCTCGCGGGGGACGCGTTCGTGCACAGCGCGCTCATCGCCATGTACTGCCAGGAGGGAGAGGTGGCGGACGCCCGGCAGGCGTTCTTGGAAAGTGGCCGTGCCCGCACGGTCGTGGCCTGGACGGCCATGGTCGCCGGCTACGTGCAGAACTGCTTGTTCGCCCAGGGGGCAGCGGTGTTCGCTGCGATGGTTGCCGAGGGCGTGCTTCCCAACGAGATCACTCTCATCAGCTTCCTGCCCTGCCTGCAGGGGCAAGAATGGCTCGCTGCCGGGGAGATGGTTCACGGGTTCGTGGTCAAGCTGGGGTTCGATGCAAATGCCCCGCTGGTGAATGCACTCATCGCAATGTATGGGAAGTGCAAGAGCATCGCGTCGGCAGAGGAGTTGTTCGACGGAATGACCACACGTACCGTGGCATCCTGGAACACGATGATTGCCATGCATGAGCAGAACGGTGAGGGGATTAAGGCGATCAAGTTCTTCCGCAGGATGCTTACTGAGAAGGTGGGGTTTGACACCGTCACTCTTGTCAGCGTGCTGTCTGCTTGCACGCGCTCAGGAGCCCTTGAGACAGGAAAGTGGGTGCATGAGCTCGCTAGGAATCACGGGCTCGATGCTGATGCGAGGATCGGCAATGTTCTTGTGGATATGTATGCAAAATGTGGTGATCTTGCTTACGCAAGAGTGGCTTTCGATGGTCTGCGTTCGCCGGGCGTCGTGCCATGGAGTGCCATGATCAGTGCATATGCCAACCATGGTGAGCCTGAAGAGGCTCTCAATTTATTCTCCCGGATGAAAGGCCAAGGGGTGAAGCCTAATTCCTTCACATTCACCGCGGTTCTGGTGGCATGTGCCTACTCGGGCCTCGTTGACGAAGGACTGGCACATTTCAACAGCATTGTCAGAGAATACCGTATCTCACCAACGCTTGAGAACTATGCCTGCATGGTTGATATGCTGGGACGTGCCGGTAGACTTGTGgaagcatatgaaatcattagggGGATGTCGATGCAGCCAGACAAGTGCATCTGGGGTGCATTCCTTGGTGGCTGCAGGCTTCATGGCAACCTGGAGCTGGCTGAATTTGTCGCCAAGGATCTCTTCCAGTCAGGATCTCACGATGTCACGTTCTATGTCTTGATGGCGAACATGTACTTTGAAGCCGGAATGGTAGAAGATGCAGAAAGGATGAGGAGGACCATGGAGGAGATGGAACTCAAGAAAACAGCTGGGCGTAGTTTAGTCTGTACCAGTAGAGAAAGAAGAGCCATCATGAGGTAG
- the LOC124699776 gene encoding acetolactate synthase small subunit 2, chloroplastic-like: MINRIAGVFARRGYNIESLAVGLNKDKALFTIVVSGTEKVLQQVVEQLYKLVNVIQVEDLSKEPQVERELMLIKLNVEPEQRLEVMGLVDIFRAKVVDLSDRTLTIEVTGDPGKMVAVQRNMSKFGIKEVARTGKIALRREKMGQAAPFWRFSVESYPDLEVKRPSESTLSTASNTTNGESEESLQGDVYPVESYESFSINQILDAHWGVMTDSDPTGFCSHTLSILVNDFPGVLNVVTGIFSRRGYNIQSLAVGPAEKIGTSRITTVVPGSDESIAKLIHQLYKLIDVYEVQDLTHLPFTARELMIIKVAGNTSARRAILDIAEDVFGAKTVDVSDHTITLQLTGDLHKMVALQRMLEPYGICEIARTGRVALSRESGVDSKYLRGYSLPL; this comes from the exons ATGATCAACCGAATTGCCGGCGTCTTCGCCAGGAGAGGATACAACATCGAGTCGTTGGCCGTCGGGCTGAACAAGGACAAGGCGCTGTTCACGATAGTGGTGTCCGGAACAGAGAAAGTACTCCAACAGGTTGTGGAGCAGCTCTACAAACTTGTTAATGTCATACAG GTTGAGGATTTGTCAAAGGAGCCACAAGTTGAGAGAGAGCTCATGCTGATAAAGCTGAACGTAGAGCCAGAGCAGCGTCTTGAG GTGATGGGGTTGGTTGACATTTTCAGAGCAAAAGTGGTTGATCTTTCAGACCGTACACTGACTATTGAG GTAACTGGAGATCCTGGAAAAATGGTCGCTGTACAGAGGAACATGAGCAAGTTTGGGATCAAAGAAGTTGCCAGAACTGGCAAG ATAGCTTTGCGGCGTGAGAAAATGGGACAAGCGGCTCCCTTTTGGAGGTTCTCTGTAGAATCCTATCCTGATCTTGAAGTGAAAAGGCCTTCAGAATCTACCCTAAGCACTGCATCAAACACAACCAATGGCGAGTCTGAAGAATCTTTGCAG GGTGATGTTTATCCAGTGGAATCTTATGAAAGCTTCTCGATAAATCAAATTCTTGATGCTCATTGGGGTGTGATGACTGACAGTGAT CCTACAGGGTTTTGTTCACATACTTTGTCGATCCTTGTTAATGATTTCCCTGGAGTTCTCAATGTTGTAACTGGTATCTTTTCCCGGCGGGGCTACAATATTCAG AGTCTTGCTGTTGGTCCAGCTGAAAAAATAGGCACTTCTCGCATCACTACTGTCGTTCCTGGGAGTGATGAGTCTATCGCCAAGCTAATACATCAACTTTACAAGCTCATCGACGTTTATGAG GTCCAAGATCTTACACATTTACCGTTTACTGCTAGAGAGTTAATGATCATAAAGGTCGCTGGGAACACTTCAGCTCGCAGGGCTATCCTGGATATTGCTGAGGATGTTTTCGGGGCCAAAACGGTTGACGTATCAGACCACACAATAACTCTTCAG CTCACTGGAGACCTTCATAAAATGGTCGCACTACAAAGGATGCTTGAGCCGTACGGCATCTGTGAG ATTGCACGAACCGGCAGGGTTGCGCTGAGCCGTGAGTCAGGAGTCGATTCCAAGTACCTCCGTGGGTATTCTCTTCCTCTATAA
- the LOC124696777 gene encoding disease resistance protein RGA5-like, translating to MEAAVVVSASRGAMGVLLGKLSNLLVGKYKLLKGVRGDIMFLKAELESMYAFLERMSDAEEEPDQQAKCWMEQVRELSYNIEDSVDEFMLCIEREPNSKPRGFRGFIEKSMDFLTKINTRHRISKEFQGLKSSVMEVSERRMRYKVDDIVTKPSHTAVDLRLLSLYAEATGLVGIDGPRDELIQLIMDEDSVTAQQLKVLSVVGFGGLGKTTLAKAMYRKLEGQFQHRAILSVSQKPNIRKIFRNILSQVGFVAPEHTNMETWGEDEVIITLQNFLTGKRYFIVIDDIWDETAWNIIRCALPETMNGSRVITTTRIDTVARVCCSNQYDYVYKMKPLTEQDSRKLIFSRVFGSEDACPPYLHEVSAKILKKCGGLPLAIITISSILASKQSKMKGQWEHVLSSLSSNFEVNHTLEGMRQILNLSYISLPHHLRTCMLYFGIYPEDYTIEKNDLVRQWVAQGLISRLHGRDLEDVADGYFNELVNMSIIQPVDTDPNNEVLSCRVHDMMLDLIVQKCREANFVTVIDDLQAMARLPNKVRRLSLYLDGVIDDTVLGTTQLSQVRALARFGTSTYAPPLLDFKHLRVLTLEFPSGNHEPRIFDLTGMCHLFQLKYLKIVAYGEIALPRKIQGLEQLETLELRISSMVAVPTDVVNLCQLLHLVIPQVTQLPSGIGNMKSLRTLREFSLGLNSVDTIRDLGHLTNLRDLQISSFAGVQLDDVEKGQRMDVLRYSLEKLCNLRYLRMDPYLPNICRDALSSMSASPCLLQRLHVWCMLSRVPKWIGELHNLYDLELMVEVLDDFGILAQLHSLLHLKLHVEATLKDKVTICGSGFPVLNHFIISYIRISNLTFEAGAMPKLKRLEVRFNEQYGAAPVGIEYLSGLTEFYVSNGGYNAEESSRSVSQSALRNAMDMHPCRPAANINRRGNWQYLRRFDDDGFSWRKYGTKNVIGARHPRSYYRCTHKNIQACHARKEVHRTESDPLLFHVRYFGNHSCAHSVQAEFRLQGERAEDGVRLD from the exons atggaggcggcggtggtggtgagcGCGTCGCGCGGCGCCATGGGGGTTCTGCTCGGGAAGCTTTCTAATTTGCTCGTTGGCAAGTACAAGCTGCTCAAAGGAGTCAGGGGCGACATCATGTTCCTTAAAGCTGAGCTTGAGAGCATGTACGCCTTCCTGGAGAGGATGTCAGACGCAGAGGAGGAGCCTGACCAACAAGCAAAGTGTTGGATGGAGCAGGTGCGTGAACTTTCCTATAACATTGAGGATAGCGTCGATGAGTTCATGCTCTGCATCGAACGTGAGCCCAACAGCAAGCCGCGTGGCTTCAGGGGGTTTATTGAAAAGAGCATGGACTTCCTAACGAAGATCAACACTCGGCACAGGATCTCCAAGGAGTTCCAAGGCCTGAAGAGTAGTGTCATGGAAGTGAGCGAGCGGCGCATGAGGTATAAGGTCGATGACATCGTCACCAAGCCAAGCCACACGGCAGTAGATCTTCGCTTACTGTCGCTCTATGCTGAGGCAACGGGCCTTGTGGGTATCGATGGGCCCAGGGATGAACTAATACAGCTAATAATGGATGAAGATAGTGTTACTGCACAGCAGCTGAAGGTGCTCTCTGTCGTGGGATTTGGAGGTCTTGGCAAGACTACCCTTGCAAAAGCTATGTATCGCAAGCTAGAGGGGCAGTTCCAGCACCGAGCTATTCTTTCTGTGTCCCAGAAACCAAACATACGGAAGATTTTCAGAAATATACTTTCTCAAGTTGGCTTTGTAGCACCGGAGCACACCAACATGGAAACATGGGGCGAGGATGAAGTTATCATTACACTCCAAAACTTCCTTACAGGAAAGAG gtattttatTGTAATTGACGACATATGGGATGAGACTGCATGGAATATTATTAGGTGCGCTCTTCCAGAGACCATGAATGGTAGCAGAGTGATAACCACTACACGAATTGATACAGTGGCTAGAGTGTGCTGCTCCAATCAGTACGACTATGTATATAAGATGAAGCCACTAACTGAACAAGACTCGAGAAAGTTAATTTTCAGCAGAGTATTTGGTTCGGAGGATGCTTGTCCTCCGTATTTGCATGAAGTGTCagctaaaattttgaaaaaatgtgGTGGCTTGCCACTCGCAATTATTACTATATCTAGCATTTTGGCTAGTAAACAAAGTAAGATGAAGGGGCAATGGGAACATGTTCTGAGTTCTTTGAGCTCCAACTTTGAAGTGAATCACACCCTGGAAGGAATGAGGCAGATACTAAACCTTAGCTACATCAGTCTTCCTCATCATTTGAGAACATGCATGCTATATTTTGGTATTTACCCAGAGGATTACACAATTGAAAAAAATGATTTGGTCAGGCAATGGGTAGCCCAAGGTTTAATAAGTAGGTTGCATGGGCGAGATCTGGAGGATGTTGCAGATGGTTATTTTAATGAGCTTGTCAACATGAGCATTATTCAACCTGTTGATACAGATCCTAACAATGAGGTGTTGTCTTGCCGAGTACATGATATGATGCTGGATCTTATTGTACAGAAGTGCAGAGAAGCAAATTTTGTCACTGTAATAGATGACTTACAAGCCATGGCAAGGCTGCCTAATAAGGTCCGTCGACTCTCCCTCTACTTGGATGGTGTAATAGATGACACAGTACTCGGAACCACCCAGCTCTCACAAGTAAGAGCGCTTGCACGATTTGGTACCTCCACATATGCACCTCCTCTGTTGGATTTCAAGCATCTCCGGGTTTTAACTCTTGAGTTTCCAAGTGGTAACCATGAGCCAAGGATATTCGACCTTACTGGTATGTGCCATTTGTTCCAACTGAAGTATCTAAAAATTGTAGCATATGGTGAAATAGCGCTGCCAAGGAAAATCCAGGGATTGGAGCAATTGGAGACATTGGAATTAAGAATATCTAGCATGGTTGCAGTTCCAACAGATGTTGTTAACCTGTGCCAGTTGTTGCACCTGGTCATTCCACAAGTGACGCAATTGCCCAGCGGGATTGGTAATATGAAATCCCTACGTACTTTGCGAGAGTTCAGTTTGGGCCTCAACTCAGTAGACACCATCAGAGACCTAGGACATCTGACCAACTTGAGGGATCTTCAAATATCATCTTTTGCTGGGGTGCAATTGGATGATGTGGAAAAGGGGCAACGAATGGATGTATTGAGGTATTCCCTTGAGAAGCTTTGCAACCTCAGGTATCTGCGCATGGATCCTTATCTCCCCAACATATGCAGAGATGCATTAAGTTCAATGTCTGCTTCTCCCTGCCTTCTTCAGAGACTCCATGTTTGGTGCATGTTATCGAGGGTTCCCAAGTGGATTGGAGAGCTTCATAACCTCTATGACCTTGAACTCATGGTTGAAGTGTTGGATGATTTTGGGATCCTTGCGCAGTTGCACTCCCTTTTGCACCTTAAACTGCATGTTGAAGCAACTCTTAAAGATAAAGTCACCATATGTGGTAGTGGATTCCCTGTTCTCAATCATTTTATAATCTCCTACATCAGGATATCAAACCTGACCTTCGAGGCAGGGGCAATGCCCAAGCTCAAGAGGCTCGAGGTAAGATTCAATGAGCAGTATGGAGCCGCACCTGTTGGCATTGAGTACCTGTCAGGCCTCACTGAATTCTATGTAAGCAACGGAGGATATAATGCTGAGGAATCCAGCAGAAGCGTTTCACAGTCTGCGTTAAGGAATGCCATGGACATGCACCCATGTCGTCCTGCAGCTAACATCAACCGCCGTGGCAATTGGCAGTACCTTCGGCGATTCGATGATGATGGCTTCAGCTGGAGGAAGTACGGCACGAAGAATGTCATCGGTGCCAGGCATCCAAG AAGTTACTACCGATGCACGCACAAGAACATACAGGCCTGCCACGCCAGGAAGGAGGTACATCGCACCGAGAGCGACCCACTTCTGTTCCATGTCAGGTACTTCGGGAACCACTCTTGCGCTCACAGTGTGCAAGCAGAGTTCCGTCTCCAAGGGGAGCGTGCAGAAGATGGAGTGCGACTTGACTAG